The Edaphobacter flagellatus sequence CTGCTCTCGAGCTTCGGCATCTTCATCTTCACGCGCATCACCATCCCCGACGCGATGGTCTGTCTCTGGCTGACGCTCGCCATCCTCTGCTTCTGGCTCACCGAGCAGGAACAACATGACTCCGCCAAAGCCACCATCGTGCCGTGCCGACCAAAGCGAAGCGGAGTGGACGGATCCGCTTCGCTACCGCAACCTCTCGAGCTTCCACCGAGCCGCTGGCCCTGCTTCGGCTTCGCCGCCTGCTGCGCCCTCAACGTCCTCACCAAGGGACTCATCGGCATCGTCTTCCCCATCGGAATCGTCGCCATCTACCTCATCCTTACCCGCGGATTTCGCGGCGCCATCGCACGCATCCTGCGTTGCCATCCCTTCACCAGCGCGGCGATCTTCCTCGCCATCGCCGCGCCCTGGCACATCCTGATCGGCCTCGCGAACCCGTCGCAGGGAAACCCCGGAAGCATCACCTTCGCGCACGGCCACTGGAACATACCGCAGCCGACCGACGGCAACGTTCACGGCTGGACATGGTTCTACTTCGTCAACGAGCACCTGCTGCGCTATCTCAACCTCCGCGTCCCGCGCGATTACGACACCGTATCGCTTGCGCTCTTCTGGGGACTCGTACTGGTGTGGCTGATGCCGTGGAGTGCTTTCGTCATCAACGCCGTCTCACGCATCGAGGCCCGCGCCACGCTCGCCGCCTCGCCGCTCTTCGCGCGATGGACATGGCTGCAACGCCGCCTCAATCCGGAGAAGCAGGAAGTCTTCCTCGCACCTGAAGAGCGCACGCTGCTGTTGCTCGGCATCTGGGCCGCTTTTCCGCTGCTCTTCTTTTCGCTCTCGACGCGGCAGGAATACTATGTGCTGCCCGCGCTGCCTGCGCTGATGCTGCTGATCGCCGCATGGCTGACTGCCGAGGCCGATGAAGCGGAGAGCTTCGCGATCCCGGAGAAGCTCGTGCTCGCTGGCCAGCGCATCGCAATCGTGCTGCTCGCCTTTGGCTCGCTGGCAGCCATTGCGGCTCTGTTCTTCGTGATGCACACGCAGACGCCCGAACCAAACACAGATCTCGCCACGCTGCTGCAGCAGAATCCAGGCGACTACGCGCTCTCCTTCGGTCACTTCCTTGACCTGAACGCGCGCGCAATGGGAGCGTTTCGTCAACCGCTCATTCTTACAGCAATCTCGCTCTTTGGCGGAACGCTGGCCGCATGGCTGCTGCGCAGGAACTACAAACCGCACGCCGCAAATCTGTGGCTTACCGCAGGAGCTTTTGGCTTTCTGCTGGCAGCACATCTCGGCCTGCAGATCTTCTCGCCCGTGCTGACGTCAAAACAGCTTGCCGACGCCATCGCTCCCACGCTGAAGCCCGACGACATCATCATCATCCACGGCGAATACGAGGCAGGCAGCACGCTGGGCTTCTATCTGAAGCGCAACGACATCCACATCTTCGAAGGCCGCAGCTCAAACCTCTGGTACGGCAGCTTCTTCCCCGACGCGCCGCCAATCTTTGAGGACACCACATCGCTCCGCCTGAAATGGAGCGACATCCACCGCATCTTTCTATGGCAGGACCTGACCCAGCCGCTGCCCCAACTTCCCGGCAAAACGTACCTGATCCTGCAAAGCGGCGGCAAAGAGATCATCAGCAACCATCCGAATCCATACTGAGACAGGAAAACATGTTCCGGAAACCTTCTCTGCTTTGCGTGGCCGCATTGTTCCTGGTGGGTGATGCAGTTCGCACCACGCCGATTGATGCCGCAGTTCTTGCGGCGGATGAGCCCAACGGTATTCGCTGGACGGCGAGCCCATCGCAGGAAGCAAGCATCGATAAAGTTGCCATCCAAACCCTCTACAAGGAAATGGAGCTGGAACCGCATCATGATTTGAAGGGCATCGTGGTCGTTCGCGATGGAAAACTGATCAGTGAGCACTATTTCAACGGCGATTCGGCCGCGACGCTCCATGACATCCGCTCCGCGACGAAGAGCATCACGTCACTTCTGATGGGCATCGCTATCGCAAAAAATATCCGTAGCGTTAACGATCCGATTGCTTTCTATCTGCACGATCTGCCGCACGACAAGAAAGAGATACGCATACAGGACCTATTGACGATGCGCTCCGGACTGGACGCAAACGACGAAGATCCTTCTACTCCCGGCAATGAAGACAAGCTGGATGACTCCACCGACTGGATAAAGACCGCATACGCGGTTCCGGTCGTTCGGCCGCCAGGAGAGATGTATCTTTACTGCTCATTGAATGCCTTCCTCGCCGGCGCGATTGTCGAGAACGCTACAGGACAGTCATTGGATAGTTTTGCGAAGCAGAACCTGTTTGCTCCGCTTGGCATCCACGAATTCCGATGGCGACACGTCCCTGTAAATCGGACAACAGGTCAGGGAAATCTCGAAATAACGGCGCGGGATGCCGCCGCCATTGGAGAACTCGTACTCAACAACGGTATCGTCGGAGACCATCGTGTACTCAGCCACGATTGGATCGCGAACAGTCTCGCCAGCCTGGTATCCATCTCGCAGAGCGATTCCTACGCCGACAGCTATGGCTACATGTGGTACACCAAGGCCGAGTCCATAAAGGGCAGCAAAATTACAGTCCATTTTGCATCCGGAAATGGAGGCAACAAGATCTATATCGTGCCGTCTTTGCATATGGTGGTTGCCATCACCTCAAGCGCTTACGGAAAACCGTGGGGCCAGCGGCGATCGCAGTCCATCCTGCTAAGACTGCTGGCTGCCGTAAACTAACCGGCAAAAAAAGATGCGGCCCGCAGGCCGCATGATCGTTTGAAACAAATTTTGGCTGGTCTACCAGAGACCCCACGCGCGGCTCATGTAGTCGCTCAGCGTCATGGTAATCAGGATCAGGAAGGTGAAGAAGCCGGCGGCAACCGTCAGCTTGATCAGCTTCGACTGATAGTAGACGTGCATGAAGAACAGGATCACGATCACCGCCTTGATGCAGGCGATGGCGACCGCGATGATCGGGTTGAGAATGTGCAGATCGACAAACGCCGCGCCCACCGTAATACCGGTGAAGATCAACAGCGTAATGTACACGGCAAGGTAAACACCCGGCCCGATAATGTGATGGTCCGCGTGCTCGGGGTTGGTCACGTTTGCCGGATCATGGAACTGGTTCGACATAAGCTTCTCCTTACGTGGCCTCTACGAGCCTGGGTGCCGGTTGATGAGATAAAGTAGCGGGAACAGGAAGATCCACACAATATCGACGAAGTGCCAGTACAGGCCGAAGTTTTCTATCGGCGCGACGTACCCTTCCGTGAACTCTCCTCTTTGCGCTCGCCATGTGAGCCAGCCCAGCAGGACGATACCGATGATCATGTGCAGCGCGTGCATGCCTGTCATGGCGAAGTAGAGCGAGAAGAAGACCTGCGTCTTCTGCGCCATGTCGGGAGACAGAGGCTCCTCGACCGGCTTGCCCGTCTTCGCATCGATAGGAGGATTGACGAACTCCGAGATATCGAAGCTTGCGCCGGGGATGTGGTGCTTCTCCCACTTTTCCTTGTACTCGAAGTACTTCACGCCAAGGAAGATCAGGCCGAAGAGCGTGGTGAGCAGAAGCATCGCCACCAGCATCCCTTTCTTGCGAACCTCGGCTGCCCACACACCAAGCGCCATAAAGAAGCCTGAGCTGATCAGCACTGCCGTGTTGATCGTGCCCAGCGGAATCGAGAGCTGGTTCGACGCGGCGACGAATGCCGGGTTGTAC is a genomic window containing:
- a CDS encoding serine hydrolase domain-containing protein, with the translated sequence MFRKPSLLCVAALFLVGDAVRTTPIDAAVLAADEPNGIRWTASPSQEASIDKVAIQTLYKEMELEPHHDLKGIVVVRDGKLISEHYFNGDSAATLHDIRSATKSITSLLMGIAIAKNIRSVNDPIAFYLHDLPHDKKEIRIQDLLTMRSGLDANDEDPSTPGNEDKLDDSTDWIKTAYAVPVVRPPGEMYLYCSLNAFLAGAIVENATGQSLDSFAKQNLFAPLGIHEFRWRHVPVNRTTGQGNLEITARDAAAIGELVLNNGIVGDHRVLSHDWIANSLASLVSISQSDSYADSYGYMWYTKAESIKGSKITVHFASGNGGNKIYIVPSLHMVVAITSSAYGKPWGQRRSQSILLRLLAAVN
- a CDS encoding phospholipid carrier-dependent glycosyltransferase, with amino-acid sequence MEETTDAPYTEIVPVEITPVRRNRLILTLLWLFFYASFALMTPPLLDDADSVHAEVSREMLLRHDWTTLYANGIRYLEKAPVLYWSMAASMKVFGVGTGAARFPLALTVLALALALEFFARRAFSVSKNSETDKTGLRAGLYAGLILLSSFGIFIFTRITIPDAMVCLWLTLAILCFWLTEQEQHDSAKATIVPCRPKRSGVDGSASLPQPLELPPSRWPCFGFAACCALNVLTKGLIGIVFPIGIVAIYLILTRGFRGAIARILRCHPFTSAAIFLAIAAPWHILIGLANPSQGNPGSITFAHGHWNIPQPTDGNVHGWTWFYFVNEHLLRYLNLRVPRDYDTVSLALFWGLVLVWLMPWSAFVINAVSRIEARATLAASPLFARWTWLQRRLNPEKQEVFLAPEERTLLLLGIWAAFPLLFFSLSTRQEYYVLPALPALMLLIAAWLTAEADEAESFAIPEKLVLAGQRIAIVLLAFGSLAAIAALFFVMHTQTPEPNTDLATLLQQNPGDYALSFGHFLDLNARAMGAFRQPLILTAISLFGGTLAAWLLRRNYKPHAANLWLTAGAFGFLLAAHLGLQIFSPVLTSKQLADAIAPTLKPDDIIIIHGEYEAGSTLGFYLKRNDIHIFEGRSSNLWYGSFFPDAPPIFEDTTSLRLKWSDIHRIFLWQDLTQPLPQLPGKTYLILQSGGKEIISNHPNPY
- a CDS encoding cytochrome C oxidase subunit IV family protein; protein product: MSNQFHDPANVTNPEHADHHIIGPGVYLAVYITLLIFTGITVGAAFVDLHILNPIIAVAIACIKAVIVILFFMHVYYQSKLIKLTVAAGFFTFLILITMTLSDYMSRAWGLW
- a CDS encoding cytochrome c oxidase subunit 3 family protein, translated to MDNTIVATHDTHADEHHHSLPQLRHHFETEEQQREAGTFGMWLFLLTEIMFFGGLFFAYLLYRNWYNPAFVAASNQLSIPLGTINTAVLISSGFFMALGVWAAEVRKKGMLVAMLLLTTLFGLIFLGVKYFEYKEKWEKHHIPGASFDISEFVNPPIDAKTGKPVEEPLSPDMAQKTQVFFSLYFAMTGMHALHMIIGIVLLGWLTWRAQRGEFTEGYVAPIENFGLYWHFVDIVWIFLFPLLYLINRHPGS